A single region of the Streptomyces caelestis genome encodes:
- a CDS encoding amylo-alpha-1,6-glucosidase, with product MTDRHHLLVHGGTFAAVGDRGDISGYRGGSAPDGMFVQDARHLSRWQLTVDGAVPETLTPVADGGTARCVLVPRGGRNEPPAYTLFREQAVGDASFVESLRVTSNRPVPTTVRLAVTADADFTDQFELRSDHRTYTKAGAVRSRQVLGHGVEFTYRRGEWRSVTTVTTDPHPDAVEETGTGARRLVWTLDLEPHGTAELVLRVMARPHGDKRALRVPRSPAALQERLLAVEGRFTEGVAFPTGWPELSAACARGLADLAALQVPATGPDGEELRVPAAGAPWFLTLLGRDALLTSLFALPYRPRLAAATLPALAATQATDTGVSEVAQPGKIVHEVRHGELAHFGQVPYGRYYGSVDATPLFLVLLGAYTEQTGDTALARRLERHARAAVGWMLDHGGLTSRGYLVYRADQGGLANQNWKDSPGAICSAEGTRPHGPVTAAGAQGYAYDALRRTAWLARTVWQDVTYAGLLEQAAGDLRDRFQRDFWMPEHSFPALALDGRGRQVDALASDAGHLLWSGLLDKEYGELVGRRLLEPDFFSGWGVRTLAAGQPAYHPLSYHRGSVWPHDNALIALGLARYGLHDEARAIARGLVDAAASSGHRLPEVLAGYGRDTHPEPVPYPHACVRESRSASAPLALLTAVGVV from the coding sequence ATGACGGACCGGCATCATCTGCTCGTGCACGGCGGGACGTTCGCCGCCGTCGGGGACCGCGGCGACATCAGCGGTTACCGGGGCGGCAGCGCCCCGGACGGCATGTTCGTACAGGACGCGAGGCACCTGAGCCGGTGGCAGCTCACCGTCGACGGGGCCGTGCCCGAGACACTGACGCCGGTGGCCGACGGGGGCACCGCGCGCTGCGTCCTCGTGCCGCGCGGCGGCCGCAACGAACCGCCCGCGTACACGCTGTTCCGCGAACAGGCCGTCGGGGACGCCTCGTTCGTCGAGTCGCTGCGGGTCACCAGCAACCGCCCGGTGCCGACGACGGTCCGCCTCGCGGTCACCGCCGACGCCGACTTCACCGACCAGTTCGAGCTGCGCTCCGACCACCGCACCTACACGAAGGCCGGCGCCGTCCGCTCCCGCCAGGTCCTCGGGCACGGCGTGGAGTTCACCTACCGGCGCGGCGAGTGGCGGTCCGTCACGACCGTGACGACCGATCCCCACCCGGACGCCGTGGAGGAGACCGGCACCGGTGCCCGCCGCCTGGTGTGGACCCTGGACCTGGAACCGCACGGCACGGCCGAGCTGGTCCTGCGCGTCATGGCCCGCCCGCACGGCGACAAGCGCGCCCTGCGCGTGCCCCGCTCCCCCGCCGCCCTCCAGGAGCGACTCCTCGCCGTGGAGGGCCGGTTCACGGAGGGCGTGGCCTTCCCGACCGGCTGGCCCGAGCTGTCCGCGGCCTGCGCCCGGGGCCTCGCCGACCTGGCCGCGCTCCAGGTCCCGGCGACCGGCCCGGACGGCGAGGAACTGCGCGTCCCGGCGGCCGGCGCCCCCTGGTTCCTGACCCTGCTGGGCCGGGACGCCCTGCTGACCTCGCTGTTCGCCCTGCCCTACCGGCCACGGCTGGCCGCCGCCACCCTGCCCGCGCTCGCCGCGACCCAGGCCACCGACACCGGTGTCAGCGAGGTCGCCCAGCCCGGCAAGATCGTGCACGAGGTGCGGCACGGCGAACTGGCGCACTTCGGCCAGGTCCCCTACGGCCGCTACTACGGCTCGGTCGACGCCACACCCCTGTTCCTCGTCCTGCTCGGCGCGTACACCGAGCAGACCGGCGACACCGCCCTGGCCCGCCGTCTGGAGCGGCATGCCCGCGCGGCGGTCGGCTGGATGCTCGACCACGGCGGCCTGACCTCGCGCGGCTACCTCGTCTACCGCGCCGACCAGGGCGGCCTCGCCAACCAGAACTGGAAGGACTCCCCCGGCGCCATCTGCTCCGCCGAGGGCACCCGCCCCCACGGCCCGGTGACGGCCGCGGGCGCCCAGGGCTACGCGTACGACGCGCTGCGCCGCACGGCGTGGCTCGCGCGCACGGTGTGGCAGGACGTGACGTACGCGGGCCTGCTGGAACAGGCGGCCGGTGATCTGCGCGACCGTTTCCAGCGGGACTTCTGGATGCCGGAGCACTCCTTCCCGGCACTCGCGCTCGACGGCCGGGGCCGGCAGGTCGACGCGCTCGCCTCCGACGCCGGGCATCTGCTGTGGTCGGGCCTGCTGGACAAGGAGTACGGCGAACTGGTCGGCCGGCGCCTGCTGGAACCCGACTTCTTCTCCGGCTGGGGCGTCCGCACCCTGGCCGCCGGGCAGCCCGCCTACCACCCGCTCTCCTATCACCGCGGCTCGGTCTGGCCGCACGACAACGCGCTGATCGCGCTCGGCCTGGCCCGCTACGGGCTGCACGACGAGGCCCGCGCGATCGCCCGCGGCCTGGTCGACGCGGCGGCCTCGAGCGGCCACCGGCTGCCGGAGGTCCTCGCGGGCTACGGCCGCGACACCCACCCGGAGCCGGTGCCGTACCCGCACGCGTGCGTGCGTGAATCCCGGTCGGCGTCGGCCCCGTTGGCACTGCTCACGGCGGTCGGGGTCGTCTGA